AGGGCTCGCGGTAGAACCAGACGATCCAGTCGTCCGGCGCGCTCTGCTCGGCCCAGTGAGCGAAGCCGCGCTTGCCGAGCGCGGCAAAGAGCGGCACGGGCTCGAAGGGCGCGCGCAGGACCAGCGCCTGCTCCGGAGCCAGCGCCTTGACGGTCGCCATGATCCTGGCGAACGGCTCGTGGCCGCGGCGGATGTCCTCCCGAACGTCGAGGCGGACCAGGTTCGCCGCGGTCACCCGGCGGAGCGCCTGCGGGCGGTCGGCCACGGCGCTTACGCCTTCACGGCCGCCGGCCGGTTGAGCGCATCCAGCAGCGCCTCGAGCGGGACGCCTGCCGAGGCGGCGGCCTCGCGCAGCGTCAGGTGCGCTCCGCAGCAGTGGTTGATCCCCATCTCCTTCATGATGTCGAGCGCTCCGGCGTAGTGGTGGGCGACGTCACCCACCGTGAGATCGGCGTTGACGGGCGCGCCCGCGGCTTGAGCCGTCGCGGGCGACTGAGCGTGGCAGCTGCATTCGTGAGCCATGGTGTCCTTCCTCCTTGAAAGGAAGGTTACTCCACGGCGCTGGAGGCGCCTATGACGGGGATCATAGGTGGTGAAGCAATGGACAAGCGGAGGGGATCAGTGCTGGGCTGCGGCGGGGGGCATGCGGACGCGGCGCCACATATTGACGACGAAGAGCAGCGTGCCCGCCACCTGGCCGAGGCCTCCGGCGGCGATCGCGAGCCGGAGCGCGGGGGCGGGTGAGAGCCCCGCCCACAGCTCGGCCGCGGCGCGCACCGCGGTGGAGACGGCCATCACCCAGTAAACCGCTTCCGCCAGCTCCGGCCGGTAGCGCGTGTCGTCCTTGGCCGGTCGCGGGAACATCCACGTCGCCACGCCCATGACCATCATCAGCATGAAGCCCACGAGAAGCAGGTGGACGTGGGCGGTGATGAAGAGCCTGGGCGGGTAGCGGCCTGCAAGAAACTCCGCGACGATGATCCAGCCGCCCAGGATGAGGCCGGCCAGGAGGAAGACGAAGCTCGTCTTGATGTAGCGGCGCACCAGCGGCGTCACAGCGCCTCAGTCCCCGGGCTCGCCCGCCGCGATGTCGGCGAGCGCCGTCTTGTCGACGATGACGAGGCGGCCGCCCTCGTCGATGACGAGCCCCGTCTTGAGCCAGCGGCTCACGCTGCGGATGGCGGTCTCCACCGTGGTGCCCGTCATGTCGGCGAGGCTCTGCCGCGTGAGATGGAAGGGCAGGGCCAGCCCGGCCTTGGTGCGCGCGCCGTCGCGCTCGGCCAGCCGGAGGAGCGTCGCGGCCAGCCGCGCCTCGACAGGGTCCACGGACAACGACTTGACCGAGTCGTGGGCTTCGCGCAGCCTGCGCCCGATCATGAGCGCCATTTCCTTGATCACGACCGGGTGTCGCTCGCTCGCGGCGATCAATGCGTCGGCCGGGATCTTGAGCACGGTGGTGGGCTCGAGGGCCTGGGCGGCGGCGGGATACGGGCGCTTTTCGATGACGGCGACGCCGCCGAAGATCTCTCCGGGGCCCAAGAGCTCGAGCACGACGTCCTTGCCCGCGCTCGAGTGCCTCACGATCTTCACGCGCCCCGACGCGACCACGCAGAGCCAGCGCGCCGGGTCGCCCTCCATGAAGACAAACTCGCGCGCCCGGTATGTGTCCTCGCGGGCTGCGCCGGCCAGGGCCTCGAGCTCCTTGGCCGGCAGCCCGGCGAAAACCGGGTTGGACTTGAGCGCCGTCACCCGCTCGCCCGTGGGCATGGCGAGACGATAGCACGGTGCGCAGTGATCACTCCGTCCAGGGAGGCGGCCATGCATGTCAGCGAGTTGAGGTGGACGCCGCGTGCTCCAAGGACATCGCCGATATCGTCGTCTCCTACCCGTGACCGGCGGCCGGCGGGTCCGTGCGGCGCTCGAAGAGCAGGGTGACCACGCCCGCCTCGAGGTGTCGCTCGCGGATGTCGGTGAAGCGAGTGAGCAGGTCGAGCATGCGCCTGTTGTCGGCGAGCACGTAGGCGGAGAAGCGGTGGATGCCCCGCGCCTCGGCGGCGTCGAGCAGGTGGTGCAGGAGGATCGCGCCAAGGCCCTGGCCCTGGAGGCCGTCCTGGACCACGAAGGCGACCTCGACCGTGTCGGGGTCCTCGGTGGGCTCGTAACGGCCCACGCCGACCAGCTCCGGGGAAGAGGCGGGCCCGCGCTCCGCCACGAGCGCCAGGCGGCGCCGGTAGTCCACGGTGGCGAAGAGGCGCGCCCAGTCAGGCGGCAGGCGCTTCATGACGGTGAAAAAGCGCTGGTAGGCGCTGTGGCGGCTCAACCGGTCGTAGAAGTCGATAAGGCGCGGCGCGTCTTCGGGACGTATGGGGCGGAGGTGAAGCTCCGTCCCATCCTTCAGCGTGACGTCACGCTCCAACTCGCGCGGGTAGTCGTCGTGGCTCACGTCGGTATATTCTAGCCCGAAGGGGTGGAGAGTACCGGGCGGTGGCACACATGAGGCGCGCGTGCCCCAGCCAAAACGGTCAAGCGCGGCCCGGCCCGCGCGAAAGGCTCCGGAATCCTTGACGTCGGTGCTTGGCATCAGGGTTGCTCCTGGTCTATGGAGAAGGGAAACGGAATCCTCTGAGAGGACAAACCATGGTCATCGACATCCAGGGAGTGGAGAAGGACACGGCGCTGCGCGCCCGGGCGGCCAAGGTGGTCGGCGCGGCGCTCGAGCACATCAAGCTGGCGCCCATCCGGGCGAAGGTCACGTTCTTCGACGACAACGGCCCCAAGGGCGGGCTGGGCATGCGCTGCGCGATGGACGTGCGGCTGCCCTATCGCCCGGCGATCCGCGTCGAGCAGGTGGCCGAAACGACGCGGCTCGCCTTTGACGGCGCCTTCGCCGCGCTCGAGCGCAAGTTGGAGCGTTACCGCGAGCGTGACCGTGACATCAAGCGGCGTCCGAAGAAGTACTTCGTCGCCAAGCGTCTGCTGGCAGGCGGGCTTCAGACGCCGACCAAGTCCAGGCGCGTCAGACGGCGGAAGGAGCTCTAGGGCCATGCCTGACGCCATGGGAGCCCGTGCCATGGACATGAACGCGCGCATGATCGAGCTGTCCCGAGTCTCGAAGTCCGACACGCCCGTCGTGAGCGTCTACCTTGATACGCGCTGGAGCGACGAGCACCAGCGGGGTCGCGTCCGCATCTTCCTTAAGAACGAGATCGCCAAGGCGCGGGAAGCTCGCAGCCGCCGCGCCGCCCCGGGCGATCTCGACTGGATCCAGTCCGCGGGCGACGAGCTGGTCTCCCAGGCGGCCGCCCCCGACACGCGCGGCGTGGCGCTCTTCGCCTGCGAGTCCTCCGGGCTGCACGAGCTGCTGCGCTTCCGCGTGCCGTTCGCCAACGCCTTCGCCGTGGAAGACACGCCGTTCCTGGCGCCGCTGAGCTCGGCCGTCCAGCAGACGCCCTCTACCCTCGTCGCCTTCGTGGACACCGAGAGCGCCCGCCTGATGCACGTGTCCCGCGGAGGTCCTGGCGACGAGGTCACTCTCGCGACCGACATGCCGGGGCACCACAGCCGGGGCGACGAGTGGGTGCAGTTTGCGCAGTCGCGCTACGAGCGGCATATCCGTGAGCACCGCGGTCGTCACTTCGCCGCGGTGGCCGAGAGCCTCGGCCAGCTCATCGACGCGCATGGTGTGGAGCGCATCGTGCTGGCCGGGGAGCCCAGGAACGTATCCGCGTTCCACCGCGAGCTGCCGCCGCGGATCGCCGCCCACATCGTCGGCGACGTCTCGGCCTCCCGGCACGAACCCTCGAGCGTCATCGTGGGCCGCGCCCTCGAGCTGGTCGGGCACCTCGATGCCTCCAGCGATGTCCCGGCGGTGGACGCGGTCCTGACCGAGGCGGCCAAGAGCCGACAGGCGGTGGCCGGGATGGAGGAGACGGTCGAGGCGGTCAACAGGGGAGCGGTCCGTCGGCTGTACGTGCTCCGCGGCGAGCGCGGTCCGGCGAGCGCCTGCCCCGGGTGCGGCGCGCTGTTTCCCGGTGTGGCCGAGGACTGCCGGCTCTGCGGCAAGGCGCTTCAGGAGGTGGAGCTGGGCGAGGCCCTTGTCCACCGCGTGCTCGCGGCGGGCGGTACGGTGGACACCGTCGAGGCGCACCAGGGCTTGGCGGCGGTCGGCGGCGTGGCGGCTTTGCTCCGCTACCCGCTCTGAGAGTCGCGTACGGGAGCGGCTGATGACGCCCCAGACATTTTGGGCCGCGCCGGCTGACGTCGCGCTGGCCGACGCCGGCAGCTCGGCCGCGGGCCTCACGTCCGAGGAGGCGGGCGCGCGTCTCAAGCGCGTGGGGCCCAACGAGCCCGCGCCGCCGCGGCGCTTCGAGGCGCTGCGCGAGCTCGGCGCCTTCCTGCTGAACCCGCTGGTCTTGATCCTGCTCGTGGCGAGCGCCGTGTCGGCCGCCTTCGGCCAGGTGGTCAGCTCCCTGATCATCGCCTGCATGGTGTTGCTGAGCGTCGGACTCAATTTTAGCCAGACGTATCAGTCGCAGATGGCGGCGCAGCGGCTCCGCGACCGGGTCGGCCAGCGCGCCACGGTCCTGCGCGACGGGCGTGCGCACGAGATCCCGGCGCGCGAGGTGGTGCCCGGCGACGTCGTCCGGCTGTCGGCTGGAGACCTCGTGCCGGGTGACGGTCGGCTGCTGTCGAGCAAGGACCTCTTCCTCAACGAGGCCGCGCTCACGGGCGAGTCTCTGCCGCGCGAGAAGCACGCCGACGCGGCGCTCGGGCCCGGGACGTCGCTCGCGGAAGCCCCCACGGCCGTGCTCCAGGGCACGTCCG
The sequence above is drawn from the Candidatus Methylomirabilota bacterium genome and encodes:
- a CDS encoding DUF2249 domain-containing protein; its protein translation is MADRPQALRRVTAANLVRLDVREDIRRGHEPFARIMATVKALAPEQALVLRAPFEPVPLFAALGKRGFAHWAEQSAPDDWIVWFYREPSAPAEAVAGARAAADADGDMAVLDVRGLEPPEPMV
- a CDS encoding DUF542 domain-containing protein — its product is MAHECSCHAQSPATAQAAGAPVNADLTVGDVAHHYAGALDIMKEMGINHCCGAHLTLREAAASAGVPLEALLDALNRPAAVKA
- a CDS encoding cbb3-type cytochrome c oxidase subunit I, producing the protein MTPLVRRYIKTSFVFLLAGLILGGWIIVAEFLAGRYPPRLFITAHVHLLLVGFMLMMVMGVATWMFPRPAKDDTRYRPELAEAVYWVMAVSTAVRAAAELWAGLSPAPALRLAIAAGGLGQVAGTLLFVVNMWRRVRMPPAAAQH
- a CDS encoding Crp/Fnr family transcriptional regulator; its protein translation is MPTGERVTALKSNPVFAGLPAKELEALAGAAREDTYRAREFVFMEGDPARWLCVVASGRVKIVRHSSAGKDVVLELLGPGEIFGGVAVIEKRPYPAAAQALEPTTVLKIPADALIAASERHPVVIKEMALMIGRRLREAHDSVKSLSVDPVEARLAATLLRLAERDGARTKAGLALPFHLTRQSLADMTGTTVETAIRSVSRWLKTGLVIDEGGRLVIVDKTALADIAAGEPGD
- a CDS encoding GNAT family N-acetyltransferase — encoded protein: MSHDDYPRELERDVTLKDGTELHLRPIRPEDAPRLIDFYDRLSRHSAYQRFFTVMKRLPPDWARLFATVDYRRRLALVAERGPASSPELVGVGRYEPTEDPDTVEVAFVVQDGLQGQGLGAILLHHLLDAAEARGIHRFSAYVLADNRRMLDLLTRFTDIRERHLEAGVVTLLFERRTDPPAAGHG
- a CDS encoding HPF/RaiA family ribosome-associated protein — translated: MVIDIQGVEKDTALRARAAKVVGAALEHIKLAPIRAKVTFFDDNGPKGGLGMRCAMDVRLPYRPAIRVEQVAETTRLAFDGAFAALERKLERYRERDRDIKRRPKKYFVAKRLLAGGLQTPTKSRRVRRRKEL